GGGATGGATACGAGCGTGACCGAGGTCCGGGTGGTCGCCAAAGTCTCCCGCGCGATGGGCGTCGATGCCACGGGGAAAGCCGCGATGGTCAGCGCGGGCGACTCCTGGGTCATCCGCAGCATGTCCCACCCCTACAAGGTGGGGCCCGTTGAGGACCAGCCAAGAATGCTGTTGCTCCAGCCCGAGCAGGACGGCTTCACGTTAGCCCCCGGTCGTTACGTCGTCGTGGTCAAGGGCATGGGCTACGATTTCACGGTGGCCGGCACCGTCACCGATCCCGATCAATGCGTGGAGCGCATCAACGCGACGAACGGGGCGTTCTATTCTCCCTGCCCGCCCCCTCGTTGAGGCACTAACCGGCTTGTCGCGTAGCCTGCCTAATTCTTGGCTTTGCTGTCTTTGGGCGCATCGGCCGGCGCGTCGTCAACCTTGCCGTCGTTCGCGACGCATTTGTTGAAATAGTCCCGCTGCTCCTTCGCAGACCCCTTGGCGCTGCCGGCGGCCGGATTGCCGACTTGCTTTGGAGGAAAAGCTTTCGCGACCGCCGTGTTGCATGTGCGTGCCACTTCGGCGGTAACGGCCGACGCCGTCACGGGAGCAGCCACCGCGAACAGACATGCTAGTCCCAGCAACCTTGGCGTATTTCTGACGGGCACCTTGCTCACTCCTTTGATCCACGCGGCGTGACGGGACCATATCAAAGACGGCCGAAACGCCCAACGGCAAAGCAACACTGAATTGCCGCGTCGTCGCTTCGGACTAGCTGTTGAGCTGAGGCGGCTTGAAATCTGGGAAACGCGTCAGCATTGCCGCCTTGACGAATTTCAGGTGCGAAATCGTGCTCGCGAGCTCCTTGAGCCTGCGTTGGCCGTTGGAAATATCGGCAGCAAAGAGGTCCTGATGGTGATTGTCCAGCGGCTCGCGCTCCAGATATTCGTCTGTCCCGTTGCCAAAGGTGACGGAGGCGCGGGCGAGCGCGTCATCAACACGTCGATTGAGGCCTGCCTGCTCTCTTTCCGCCTCCTGCAGGGCGGTATCGAGCGCTGTCATGATCGCATCGATCCGGACGCGGTCCGTCTCGGCGTCGCGCTCGACCGAGCGGGCCTTGAAGCCCTTGTCCTCACGCCGGGAGCTGAGAAGATTGTGCGCGCGCGCCCTCAGGAACAGCTGGAACATCTGGGCCATCCCACGTTCGGATTTGAAGCCGCCACCATCGGTCAAATACAGTTAATAAAGTTTGAAAGTCGGCGCCTGCTCGGCTCGACTTTCCGTGATCCAGGTCCGCCAAGCCCCCTCATGCTTGAGGTAGAGTTCGAGCCACCTCACCTCGTTGTCAGCCACGACGCCGTCGCCGATGTCACCGGTGGCCTGCGGCACGCTACCTTCGATCGACGACAGATCCAGCGCCTCAAATTCCGCGGTTTCGTCCGACGACAGGCCGATCAGAACGCGATGCCCCTGCGCGTCGACGAAGTATCGCCGCGGCGCATGGCGCTTCTGCTCAATCATTGCGGCGGCCCCCGCCAAGGATCCAGGGGCCGGAGAGGCCTTCGAACCGTCGACTATAAATGCACACAAAGGCAATCAATGAGACTGCGCCAGCAACCAGGCCCAGCAACGCAATGAGATACGCCATCTACGATTCCTTACGCACGCCTCGCAATTCCAGACGTCTTCAAATCTCGCAACAGGCTCGTAAGCTCTAAACTCCTATTCCGACGCCCTCAATGAGAGCGGTGAATTAACCTAACCGAGCGTGGTTTACGAAGGAGGGCTTCGGCCGGCGGCGATTGAAGCCGGATTATAGGGCGCATAGAGCCGATAGCGCGCCGACCGCCTGCGTGAGCGCCATGCTCGTACGCCATAGCCGCAGCCAAAACCTGCCGCAAAAATCGATGCCAAAACCAGAATTGCTGTCATTGGAATGTTCCTGCGTTGTCGGAACGCTCCTCCCATCACATTTCATCGTGCAGACGTGACGACTTCAAGATCGCCGCCGCTGAAACTTTTGTCAGACGACGATGAAGTTTGTGCAACGTGTTGCTTGAGGATTGATCGCGCGGCGGTCAAGCGGCGCGCTTCACACACGGCCACCGGAGCTCAGCGAGCGCCGTCTGTTTTCCCGAATTCCGGACGACGCGGCGGCGCGGCGCGACCTCGTGAACATTCCCGATCGCGGAGACCAGCACGCGCGGATCGACCGCGATCGAGGGAACTCCCGTGGTTGTACGGAGCGTTTTGCGCTGAATTCATCGAGGTAAGGTTTCCCAGTTAGCTTAATTCGGGTTGTTTGTTGCGCGCTTTTCCCGATCGCATATCCAAGACCGCACCGGGCTTCCCCAAGGCCCGGCCCCACCCAAGCAAAGCCGTCGAGCGAACATGGGTCCGCTTGGCGGCTTTGTCGTTGTGTCGATGCGAAGAGGAATGTTTCTGAAATGGCGCGGAAGCCCTGGTCGTTCAAAGAGGACCGCCGGCTCATGGAGCTGGCCAAGTCCTCGACGTCGCTGGAAGAAGCAGCGAAGCAGCTCGGGCGCTCGCCTGACGCGATCAAGCGCATGGCGATGCGGCTTGGTTTGTCCTTGAAGTCGAAGCCGGGGAAGAAGAGCTAATCTTCGAAACAAAGCAGTCCTCTTGCGGAGGCCTGTGCCAACACACCCAAATGGGTCTGTTCGCCAAATTCACCCGATAGAACCATTCGGCGAAGCTCGCTCTGCGAGACCGGAACGACCTCGATACCGGGCTCTTCGACAAAGCCAGGCTTGCGATCGCCAGTCCTGACGAAGAACGAATGAGTCGCATTGCTGATCCGGCTGGAGCAGGTCGCGGACAGGCCGATGCGCTCGATGCTCACAGTGGGATAGCCGGTCTCTTCCAGAAGTTCACGCGCGGCTGTCATTTGCGGATCTTCGCCCGGGTCGACCATTCCTGCGGGCAACTCCAGCGAGAAGCGCTCGATCGCCGGCCGATATTAGCGCACCAGAAGTATCTGCGAGTCGGTCGTCATGGCCAGCACGGCCACGTAGTCGGGCTGCGCGATTGCGTAATAGGTCTCCGCGGCAGCCTCGCGTGAGAAACTCACCTCCCGAGCGATGACCTCGAGCCAGGGCGAAACTGTCGTGCGTTCGACCTTCAGAATTTTAGGCAGGTCCCGGACCATCCGCGAGAGGTCTCCTTGGCTGACGCAGCTCATGCTGCCATGGCGGCGGGCACGAAGCGATTTGACTGACTTCCGCCCTGTCCGCGGGGAACATAGACGGCATGCCGGGGTTTGACTCAGATGTCCTAGCGAGGTCAGGCCGTGCTGCATCTTGCCATCTCCGTCATGCTGATCTGGGTGGCCTTCAACATCGCCTTCGTCGTGTTGAGATTGCGAGCGACGCGATCCCCGCATGGCGCAAAGAACCTGAACGGCTGCATGACCCCTTATCACCCCGAGATCGTTCCCCTGCACCGCCAAATGCAGCGATAGAGGCTCGAGGGCTCGCGCGCCCATCAGATTTCCCCGCGATCTCGGCGTCCTAGGGCCGCCGCTTCTTGGGCGAACCCATTCCCGGACTGGTTCCATAGGTGGGCATGCCCGTGCCTTTGAACGCGCCCCCCATGCTGTCGGGGCTGGAGTTCGTGCTGCCCCCGCTGCGGATCGTCGAACCGGACTGGGTGCCGGAGCCTCGATCCTTGGTTCCCTGTGCCGAAACTCCGGCATCCCCAGCCACCACAGCCACCAAAACCACTGTTAACGCCCCGGTCGTGCCGATCAGCCACCTCATCATGGATCCCCCTCTGACATTCGACCATGGCGACATCGAGCGGCCCGGCGGTAGCCGGGCTGAGCGCCCCCGGCAGCTCCCCACCGCTGACCGTCGTCCGCCTCAGAACGAGGCCGCCTACCAAATAGGCAACCTCCCATCCCCCGCTTCGCTGGCGCCATTAAACCCTATCTTAGCGCGTCCAGACTAGGATCGATGGTTAAGCCTCCTCAACTTCCGCGCGGGCAAGATGAGACTACAGCGACCGACCTTCGCTTTTGCGGCGCTCGTGCTTGCGAGCACGGTCGTGTTCGGCCTGGCTGGACACCTTGGGGCCGAGAGCTTCATTCGCCACCAGCAGGCCCGCCAGCTCGACGAATTGACTGAGGTCGTTCTGCGCCGTTCCGAATTTGCGGTCGAGTTCGCGGCCGCAAGTCTGGTCGAACTCGGCAAGCGTGACGCCGTGAACTGCGAGCCGGCGACGCTCCAGGCCATCCGCCTTCATGTCTACCAGCGCTCGGCCATCAAGGACGTCCGCGTCGTCAATCCCGACGGTTCGGTGATCTGCTCGGCCTATTCCGAAACGCTGGAATTCGACAAGGGATGGGTCGAGCGGCGGGACATGCTCGCCTCGCGCGACGGGAAACTTTCATTGTTCCGCGTTCAGCAATTCGGCGGCGACGCGCTTGGCGTTCTCAGGGATATCAACAGCAGCACCGCACTGGTCGCCATCGTCGGCATCAACGCGAGCCTGTTTGACATCATGCCGTCCGAACTGCGCGGACACAGTGAGGTGGTCCTCTCCTTGAGCAATGGAGAGAAGCTTGGTGAGTTCCAGCTCGATGCCGACCGGCCACGGCGCAATGCGAAGCGCTTCGACAGGTCCTCCGACCGTTATCCTCTTCACACGACCATCGAGGTCGACGGCGCCGTGCTCTCGGCGTGGAATAACGAAGCCTATTGGCCGGCGCTTGCCGTTGCCGCCGGGCTTGGCGCCCTCTTCGGGGTCCTGCTGGCGCGAAGCCGCCGCACCGAGGGCCCGGTCGCCGATCTCGATCGCGCCCTGACTGCAGGCGAATTCAAGCCGTACTATCAACCCATCTTCGATCTCAGGACGAGAGAGATCAGAGGCTGCGAGGTCCTGGCGCACTGGGTGCGCGACGACGGCTCCGTCATCCCGCCGATGAATTTCATTCCGCTCGCCGAGTCCAGCGGCCGCATCCAGGCCATGACCTGGCAGATCCTGAAATCGGCATTGTCAGACCTCCGGCCGTTGCTGAAAGCAGACAAGGATTTCAAGCTTTCCCTCAACGTCGTCCCCAAGCATCTCCTCAGCGCCGGCTTCGTCGAAACGCTTCGACGTACCGTCTTGACGGCAAAAGTTGCGACACGGCAGATCGTGGTCGAGGTGACCGAACGCGACGAGCTCGACGATCTCGCGCGCGCGGCTGCCGTCGTGACCGAGCTGCGCGAATATGGCTTCCGCGTTGCCATCGACGACGTCGGGGTCGGCCACAGCGGACTGTCGCGACTGAAGGGTTTGGGCGCCAACACGATCAAGATCGACAAATTCTTCGTCGACACGATCACCGTGGATGCATCGACCACGACGATCGTCGAGATGCTGGTCGCACTCGCCAAGGACTTTCGAATGACGGTCGTTGCGGAAGGAATCGAGACGGAAGAACAACTCCACGCCCTGGTCGCCTCCGGTGTCGAGACCGGGCAGGGATATCTCGTCGCCGCGCCGCTCCCCTTTGCGAAGTTCAGCCAATTGATGGCGCCGCGTCATGCCGCGGAGGCTCAGGCCAACGGTGCTGCGCTGGTGGCTTGACCGACGCTGCTGGTTCGAATTCGGACACGCGCTCGACGCGCCGCACAGATGCGTCCCGGTGCGAACCACTATTCATGAACGCGGCATCGGCGATGTGCGACTTTAACGATATTTTCCGCTTTTGAGAGCGGCCCTCAGGTCGACCGGCTATGATGCCGCCATGCGCCGAAATCACCTCATGGCAGCCTCAGCAATCTGCCTCGCCCTCATCGCCTACGCCACCTTGGCGCGGCTGGCGGGGCGGCCCGCGCTCATGGGTCACGCCGAGGCGTATTGGGTCGTCGTCATCGAGCGCTTCAGCGCCTATGGCCTGCTGGGATTTCTTCTCTCCTTCCTGCTGCCGGGCCGCTTCATCTCCGCATGCTTGCTTGTCGTGGCCGTCGCAATGGGGCTGGAGGTGCTTCAGGCTCTGACACCGGATCGCGATCCCGGTGTGCTGGACGTTCTGCAAAAGGCAGCGGGAGGCACCGTAGGGGTCATCCTTGCCCAGACCATCCTGGCTTTCCTTCCCCGTCCGCCGTCCTGACGTGGGCACGACCTCGCACAAGCGAGGCCGTCAACGCGCCAAGATAGCGCCCCTACTTCGCCATCTGACCGCGCAGCTCGCCACCGGGGTTCGCAGCCGTGTGAATGTTCGCGTACCATTTTCCGGCGAGCAGATCCGTCGCCTGGGTGTCGGTGAGTGTCGCGGTGCCCTGAATGGGGCTCTGCACCGTCTTGAACGGCAGGGCGATGCCGGCGTTCTTGCCGGCTTCACTGGGCCCATGGAAATGTGCCCCCAACGCGGGACCCGACAGGCCGGTAAAGGTGATCGAATAGGTCAGCGTCTTCGTCTGGGTGTCGTAGCTTGCCTCTGCCTTGCCCGACCCGGCCGAATTGTTCGGAGGCACCTCGTTGGTGCCCTTGAGATCGGCCTGCAGCTTCACGACCTCAGCTTTTGCGGGAGCAGCTGTCATGATCAGCAGTCCTCCCAAGGCCGCCGCTCCCAACGCTCCGACGCAGACCCAATGATTGGCTTTCCTCATGGCACCCCTCCTGCGGGCTCTTTGGCCCAACTCGGTTGAAACACCGGCCCCGGCCGGAAAATTCCGGACGTGGATTTATGCCTGATTCGAGGCAACTATCGCGGGAATCTCGGAGCCAGGCCGGTCCAATCCAAAGAGGTGCACAGCGATTAGGCCACCCCGCGCCTGTGGACCTCATTCGGCGTCAGCAGTTCCGCCATCTGCCGGTGCGTGGCCTGGAGCGCCGCGATGGCGCTGTCGAGGTCAAAATCCGACTCACGGATGGAGGCAAAAAATCTGGCCGTCAGCGCCAGATCCAGTTTGACGCGGGTTGCCCCGTCGCGACTCTTGCGGCGGTCGAGCGACAGGTGGATGGCCCGCAATCTCGCTTCGCTGCTGCTGCATTCGCACAGCGTCGCGAGCTCGTCATATGTCATCCAGATTTGAGGCATGTCCCTGTCCGTCGCTTGTTATCGACCTTAGCCTAAATTTCAGCTCTAAAAGTATGGTTGCCGAGGGCGCAACCTGGCGACATTTTCGCTGCACGATGGTCAATTGAAGCTGAATCAGGCGCGGTTTTCTTGCGCAGCCAAAGGGAGCGATGGCGGAACCTCGAAGGCTTGCAGCTTTTCAGGATCGTCAAACTCGATATAACGAACCCGGTCGACGATGGCGCTCCCTGTGCTTTGCGTGGACTTGCTGCTGGCGGCCTCAGCCTGGATGGGCGTTGAACTGTGGTGGGATAAAAGGACATGACTGACCGACCGACCATCCTCGTCACGGGAGGCGCTGGCTACATTGGCTCGCACGCTTGCCGCGCCCTCGCGGCTGCCGGCTATCGGCCTGTCGTCTATGACAATCTCACAACGGGACATCGCAGCTTCGTCGCCGGAGACCTGGTGACGGGCGATCTGCTCGACAGCGCGACGCTGGCGCGCGCCTTTGCCGACCACAAGGTGACGGCCGTGATGCATTTTGCGGCGGCGAGCCTCGTCGGCGAGTCCATGACCGACCCGCAGAAATACTACATCAACAACGTCCAGGGCACGCTGTCGCTGCTCCAGGCGATGCGCAACGCGGGCTGCCGCCGCATCGTCTTCTCCTCGACCGGCGCGGTCTATGGCAACGCCGATTCCAAGGCGCTGTCCGAGGATTTCCCCTGTGCACCGATCAATCCCTACGGCGCCTCGAAATGGATGATCGAGCGCATGCTGGCCGACTATCGTGCGGCTTACGGTTTCGGCGCGTTCTGCCTGCGCTATTTCAATGCCAGCGGCGCCGATGCGGCCGGCGGCATCGGCGAATTGCGTGACAACGAGACCCATCTCATTCCGCGCGCCATGATGGCGTTGCAGGGCCATGTCGAGTTCGCCGTGTTCGGCGACGATTACGACACGCCCGACGGCACCGCGATCCGCGACTACATCCACGTCACCGATCTCGCCGCGGCACATGTCGCGGCATTGAAGCTGCTGGAAGTAGGACATGCCGGCGGCAGCTTCAATCTCGGCACCGGCTCGGGCTTCTCGGTGCGCGAGATCTTGAACGCCATCAGGCAAGAGACCGGACGCGAGGTCCCTCATACCGTCAAGCCGCGCCGCGCCGGCGATCCGACCTATCTCGTGGCCGATCCTTCCGCTGCGCGAAAGGTGCTGGACTTCGTGCCGCGCCATTCCGACCTGCCGACCGTGATCCGCACCGCCTGGGCCTGGCACCAGAAGGCGCATCCGCTCAAATGAGCGCGACACTTGTTGATGACCTGTATGCGCTGAAGAGGCTAAAGCCGACCTGACCGCCAAAGCGCGATAGCACTGGGATCAATCGATGAGCGCCAAGAACTCGATCACCTCTCCCGCAGGGAGAGGTCGGATCGCATCGTAAGATGCGATCCGGGTGAGGGGTTACAGTCTCACTGTGCGCCGCGGCCCCTCACCCGGATTGCTGCGCAATCCGACCTCTCCCCGCTGGGGAGAGGTGAACCACGACCGCCGACCAAACCTAGTTTCATCATGCTTTAATCGCGCGCCGATCCGAATGGAGCGGGCGGACGGCGCGGCCGAGACCGGCTGTCGAGCGCCTTGGGCAATTTGTCGGCATTGAGCTTCACGACCGCGCATTTGGCCTCAGTGGCCACGGTGTCTTCCTGGCTGTAGATCAAGGTGCACTCGAACCTGACGTCCGGCGCCTCGCGCGCCGTGCCCCAGCACGTCGCGACCGCGCCGCTGCAATCGCCCGAGAGAGTGGCTTCGACTTCGTCAGGACCAAACACGCTCGGATTGCCCTCGGTATGGCGCTTCACGGTCAGGACAGCCGTGAAACGTCGCTGGTCGACCTGATAGGAACCGCCATAGGTGAAGAAGCTGTCGCTGCCGGAGATTCGCCCCTCGGTCAGATCGACAAGGCCCGTGCCCTGGCCACGCGGGGTCCTGAACCAGGCAGCGTATTTGCCGTCTCTCAGCATGACAATATCCGTCGTAAAATTCAGACGTATTTGCTGGCAACTCTGGGGCGCGACAATGACCGATATGGCGCGCGTTCCGCCACGGTTAACGCCCTGCAAAGCCAGTTCCTAAAATTGCCGGCGCGGCCTGCGCCGCGACGGCAGCAAGCTCAAAACAATTCTATGCCGTCATCCGCAGGCTCGACCGTTTCGACCCGGCGGCTGGCCGCGCTCGACGACAGCCCAAGGGCTTGCAAAAAGTCCCGGTGAACGTCGCGCTCGCGCTCCATCGTGTAGCGAGCAAAGAGATCGTCGAGCAGCGCCTCGTCCTGCCGCTGCGGCCGATGCGTGCCCGCGCTGGCGCTCTCGAGGCGCGCGGCGACGGAAGGTAGTGTCGCCGAGCTCTCCCCGAGCGAGTTCATCAGGCCTTGCGCCGAATTCATCAGGCCTTCGAACTCGGCGCCTTCGTCGACGAGACGGGTCATCAATCTGCCGAGCCGTTCGTTGCCGGCTTCGACCTCGCGCAGCGCCTGAAGTATCTGCGGTTCGAGCTTGGCGAGCTGGGTGGGATCGCCCTGGACGCGGAGCTCCTTCAACTCGTTGGCCGACTGCTCGATGCCGTCGAGGATCGGTCGCAGGCGTCCGGCGCCTGCCGAGACCTGATCGGCGGTCGCCTTGAGCTCGTTGGCGATGACGACGAAGGCGCTGCCGCGGCTGCCGAGATGGCTTGCCTTGAGGCCCGCGTTCATGCCGATCAGCGTGATGTCGACCGTGGCTTCGGCGAGACCTGCGATGGCCTGGCGGAATTTGGCCAGCGTCTCCTCGACGACCGCCAGTGCCTCGTCGACCGAACGACCCGCGCTCTCGCAGGTCGCAATCAGGGTCGAGGCATGGGCCAGCGTCTGCTTGATGCGGGCGAGGAACGAGGAGGAGGATCCGTTCTCGGCGCCGAACAGCGAACGGCCGTGATTGACGACACCACCGGCATCATTCAGGATCGCGGACAGCGCCCGGATGATCTCACTGATGTCGCCGCCGAACTCGCGTTGCGCGTCCCTGAGCTGAGCCGCCTGCAACCGGCGGATCGCATGGGCGCCGTCTTCGCTGGCGACGGGCGTGGGGACGAGGCTCGGCTCCGAGCCGGACGACAAGCGCAAGCCGTGACAGACATGTTCGAGGCGCTGCCGCGTGCTGTCGCCGGCCTGCAACGATATGATCGCGCTGCCGACGGCGTCGGCGATCTTCCGCGTGCTGCCGCTGGAGAGATCGGCGAGATGGCTGCTCTTGCTGCGCTGCTCGCGCAGGCCGGAATAGGCTGCACCAAGCTCGGCACTCTCCGCGACCAGCTGGTCACCGTAGCTCTTCTCGAATTCCTTCTGCCTGATGGATGCGGTGACGACGGCCTCCGACAACCGCTGCTGGTCCCGCGCGCAGCCCTCGATCGAGCCCTGCACGGCCTTGCCCAGATCGTAGGCCTCCTGCGTGAAAGCCAGAAAACCCTCGCGATCGCCATCGAGCGACGCCGCCTCGATCCGGGCGCTGCGCGCGATGATGGTGATCATCTGGATATGCTTGAACAGCGGCTTCAGCAGAGCGGACGCTTCCGTCGTGCTCTTGCCGATCATCGCGAGCAGCGCGCTCTCGGCCGGCAGCGCCCGCGCCAGCTCGCTCAGCCGCGCCGCGATCTCCTGCAATGCGGTCGCCGCGCCTTCGATCTCGGCGCCGGAGAGCTCTCCGGAGAGAGACCCCAGCCCCTGATTCAGCTCCTTGAAGATGATGTGACCGCGACCGAGGTCATGACCGACGCCTGAAAACACGTCCTCGATGCGCGACGAGACGCCCTCGACCGCGGCAATCGCATCCGTCAAATGTCCGGCCGGAACGGCAGTCATCGCCATCAACCCGCCGCTGCCGGGTGCCCGGCCTGATACCACTGCATGATCTCGCGCGGGATATGGTTCAGCGAAACCACTTTCTCGACGCCGCCGTGGGCGATGGCCTCCTTGGGCATGCCGAACACCACGCAGCTTTCTTCATCCTGCGCCCGTGTCGAGGCGCCGAGCTTGCGCATCTCCAGCATGCCGCGCGCGCCGTCGTCGCCCATGCCGGTCATGATGACGCCGAGCGCGTTGGCGCCGGCATGCTGGGCGGCCGAGCGAAACAACACGTCGACCGAGGGGCGATGCCGCGACACCGGGGGCCCGTCCTTGATCGCGACCTGGTAACGCAGCCCGATGCGCTGGAGCAGCATGTGGCGGGCACCCGGAGCAATGTAGGCGCAGCCAGGCAATACCGGCTCGCGATCCTCCGCCTCCTTGACGCGGATCTGGCAGATGCTGTCGAGACGCCGTGCGAACGCGGCCGTGAAGCCCGCCGGCATGTGCTGGACGACGAGAATGGGAGGACAGTTCGCCGGCAACATCTCGAGGACGTCGTTGAGCGCTTCAGTTCCGCCCGTCGAGGCTCCGATGCAGACGATGCGCTCGGTCGTCGGCCGGACCTTGCTCTGCACCGGCGGCGGGATGATGGCGTCAGCCGTGAGCTTCTTCTCGATCACCCGCCGTTCCGTGCGCGGCCGCACGCGTGCCCGCGCCGCCGACTTCACGGATTCACGCAAGCGCGTCGAGCATTCGAGCAGCGCCTGACGCGTGTCGACCTTCGGCTTGGGCACGATGTCGACGGCGCCGGCCTCGAACGCCTCGAACATCACGTGCGAGCCCTCCTCCGTCAGCGAGGAGCAGATGATCACCGGGATCGGACGCTGCGCCATGATCTTGCGCAGGAACGTCATGCCGTCCATGCGCGGCATCTCGAGGTCGAGGATCATGACGTCGGGGATCTCGTCCTGGAGGCGCCGTGCCGCAACGAACGGATCGGACGCCGTCGCCATCACCTCGATATCGGGATCTTCGTTCAGGATCGTCTGGAGGATTTGGCGCACCGACGCCGAATCATCCACGATCAGGACGCGAACTTTCTCCCTTGGCATGTTGCAACGCGCTCCCGATCAAACCTGAAAAATGGTCGGCTGAACCTGCTTCAGGCCCGGAACAGAACTGTGGATCATCGACTCGGAGTGTCCGACCAGCAAATACCCGCCCGGCCGCAAATGACTGCAAAGCTGCTCGACGACCTTGCGCTGCGTCGGCTTGTCGAAATAAATCAGCACATTGCGGCAGAAGATCATGTCGACGTCGCGGTCGACGGGATAGGACTGATCCATCAGGTTCATCCGCATGAAATGCGTCATGCGGCGCAGTTCCGGCACCACCCGCACTTCGCCCCGCGATTTGTCGCGCGAGGACAGGAAATACCGCTTCACGAACGGCTCCGGCACCGGTGCCAGCACGTCGCGGGTGTAGATCGCGGTCTTGGCGAGGCGCAGTACCGCCGTCGAGATGTCGGTTCCCAGGACGCGATACTGAAACCGCGATCCGCTCCTGATCATGTCGTCCAGCACCATGGCAACCGTATAGGCCTCCATGCCGGTGGAGCTCGCCGAGCTCCAGACCTTCAGGTTTGCGCTTCTGCGGCCGTGCGACTTGAGCAGCGCGGGGATAGCGATCTCCCGCATGAAGGTGAAATGCTGCGGCTCGCGGAAGAAGTCGGTCTTGTTGGTCGTCACCACATCGATCAGATGGGTGAGCTCCGCGTCGAAATGGTCGGCCTCGAACAGGTTCTCGACATATTCGTTGAGGTCGGAGAAGTTCAGGGCGCGCACACGCTTGTGCAGGCGCCCCTCCAGCATCAGCCGCTTGCCCTGCGGCAGCTTGATGCCGACCTGGCCCTCGATCAGTTCGGCAATGGTGCGGAAATGGCGGTCCGACAAATGCACGGCCGTATCCTGCAAGGCGAGCATCATGGCCGCCAGCCCCGGTCCCGAAGGCCCGCATGCACTTGATATCGGGCCATCAGGGCCATTTTGAATCCTACGCGTTTACGCGACAGCAGACGAGGACCGCCCGCAGCAAAGGAGCGGACCTGCCCGCGAAAGATCTCAGCGCTGAAAATCGGCGTCCCGATCGTCCTCACCGTCGTTCATGTCGAAGGCAAAACCGCCCCCGCCCGCGACCTTCATGGCGCGCGCCGGCTTGGCTGGCTGCTTCTTGGTGGGACGCTCGGCTGCCGCCATGGTCGCAGCCTTGGCGCGGAGCTGCGTGACGGCCCGGTCGACCGACGCCGGCGCCTGGCTCCTGCCGCCCTGCTCGATGCGGAAATAGGCGATCGTCGATTGCAGTTGCTCGGCCTGCGAGGCGAGCTCTTCCGAGGTCGAGGAGACCTGCTCGGAGGCGCTGGCGTTCTGCTGACCGACCTTGTCGAGCTGCTGGATCGCCTGGTTGATCTGGGAGGAGCCGACGTCCTGCTCGCGGCAGGCGGCGGTGATTTCCTGCACCAACTCGGCCGTCTTCTTGATATCGGGCACGAGCTTCGCCAGCATCGAGCCGGCTTCCTGCGCGACCTTCACGGTCTCGCTTGACAGCGTACCGATATCGGCCGCGGCAGCCTGGCTGCGCTCGGCGAGCTTGCGCACTTCGGATGCGACCACGGCAAAGCCCTTGCCGTGCTCGCCGGCGCGGGCGGCCTCGACCGCCGCGTTGAGCGCGAGCAGGTCGGTCTGGCGCGCGATCTCCTGCACGATGGTGATCTTCTCGGCGATGGTCTGCATTGCCTCGACGGCGCGGCCAACCGCAGCACCGCTGGCCTCGGCATCCTTGGCCGACTGCGCCGCGATCTTCTCGGTCTGGTTGGCGTTGTCGGCGTTCTGCTTCACGTTGGAAGCCATCTCCTCCATCGAGGACGAGGCTTCCTCGGCCGACGAGGCCTGCTCGGTCGCGCCCTGCGAGAGCTGCTCGGC
This genomic interval from Bradyrhizobium guangzhouense contains the following:
- a CDS encoding protein-glutamate methylesterase/protein-glutamine glutaminase, with the protein product MPREKVRVLIVDDSASVRQILQTILNEDPDIEVMATASDPFVAARRLQDEIPDVMILDLEMPRMDGMTFLRKIMAQRPIPVIICSSLTEEGSHVMFEAFEAGAVDIVPKPKVDTRQALLECSTRLRESVKSAARARVRPRTERRVIEKKLTADAIIPPPVQSKVRPTTERIVCIGASTGGTEALNDVLEMLPANCPPILVVQHMPAGFTAAFARRLDSICQIRVKEAEDREPVLPGCAYIAPGARHMLLQRIGLRYQVAIKDGPPVSRHRPSVDVLFRSAAQHAGANALGVIMTGMGDDGARGMLEMRKLGASTRAQDEESCVVFGMPKEAIAHGGVEKVVSLNHIPREIMQWYQAGHPAAAG
- a CDS encoding CheR family methyltransferase, with translation MMLALQDTAVHLSDRHFRTIAELIEGQVGIKLPQGKRLMLEGRLHKRVRALNFSDLNEYVENLFEADHFDAELTHLIDVVTTNKTDFFREPQHFTFMREIAIPALLKSHGRRSANLKVWSSASSTGMEAYTVAMVLDDMIRSGSRFQYRVLGTDISTAVLRLAKTAIYTRDVLAPVPEPFVKRYFLSSRDKSRGEVRVVPELRRMTHFMRMNLMDQSYPVDRDVDMIFCRNVLIYFDKPTQRKVVEQLCSHLRPGGYLLVGHSESMIHSSVPGLKQVQPTIFQV